The nucleotide sequence GAACGGTCTCATCCTGGAAGCGGTGGGTTGGGCGCTCGTGCACCTGGTGTGGCAGGGCGCGCTCGTGGCGGTGGCCCTGGCGCTGGCGCTCCGGTGGGTGGGGCGGCGTTCAGCGAACCTGCGCTACGCGCTGGCGTGCGGCGCGCTGGGCATCATGCTGGCGCTGCCGGTGGCCACCGCGTGGCGGCATGCCTCGCGCGCTGTGGAGTCCCGTCCGGCAGTGAGCACGGCGTCCGTCCCGCGGACCGTGAAGCCCATGGCGGCACCGGTGTCCGTTGCACTGACGCAGCTGCCCGCTCCGCGTCACCTGAAGGAGACCGCGACGCTGCCCCGGCTGGACGGGGTGTTCCAGCAGGTGGGCGAACACCTGCCCTGGCTGGTGCTGGCGTGGGGCCTGGGCGTGGCGGCGTCGTCGCTGCGCCTGCTCAAGGGCTGGATGGGATTGCGCCGGCAGGTGGACGAGGCGGTGCACGCGTCGTGGGAATGGCAGCAGCGGCTGGAAGTGCTGGCGCGGCGGCTGAACCTCACGCGTCCGGTGCGCCTGCTGGTGTCGTCGAAGCTGGATGTGCCGTCCACGCTGGGCTGGCTGAAGCCGGTGGTGCTGGTCCCCACCGCCACGCTGACCGGGCTGGCCGTGCGGGAGCTGGAGCTGGTGCTGGCCCACGAGCTGGCCCACATCCGCCGTCACGACTTCGCGGTGAACATGATTCAGACGCTGGTGGAGACGCTGCTCTTCTACCATCCGGCCGTGTGGTGGATGTCCCAGGTCATCCGCGTGGAGCGCGAGAACTGCTGTGACGACCTGGCGGTGCGGCAGGGCCCCGGCGCCCTCCCCTACGCCCGAGCGCTCACCGCGCTGGAGGCGCTGCGGTTGCAGGGCATGGACGCCAGCGGGCCCGCGCTGTCCGCGCTGGGCGGTTCGCTGAAGGACCGCGTGCGGCGGTTGGTGGTGGCGCCCACGTCGCGCTGCTCGTCGCGCTGGGCGGCGGGGGTGTCCATCGTCACGCTGGCCAGCAGCCTGGCGCTGGCGGTGCCGCTGACGGCGCTCGCCGTGCAGCCCACGAAGCCGCCGGAGGTGAAGGCCCTGGCGTCTCCCGCCGTAAGCGTTACGCCCCGTCCCCACGTCTCCGCGCCCGCGCCGGTCGCGGCTCCGGTCCTCGCGGCGCCCCCTGCTCCGCCACCCGCGCCCGCGCCGGTCGTCGCGCCGGCTCCGAACCCCGCGCCCTCCTCGAAGGAGAAGGCCCGCGCGGCGAAGAAGGATTCCGATGATGCCGACGAGAAGACCCGCGTGGGCGTGGATCCGCTGAGCGTGGACCAGTTGGTCGCGCTGAAGATCGCGGGCGTCACGCCGGAGGTCGTCGACCGCATCACCGCCATGGGCTACGAGCCCACGGTGGACACGCTGGTGGGCTTCCAGCACGCAGGCGTCACGCCGGACTACGCGAAGTCCATGACGGACCGCTTCGGCCGCTCCATCCCCGCCGAGCAGCTGGTGGCCATGAAGCACCTGGGCGTCACGCCGGAGTGGCTGGGTCAGATGGCGGCCCTGGGCTTCGGCAAGGAGGACTCCGACGACCTGCTGTCCGCGAAGGCGCTGGGCATCAACGCCGCGTGGCTCAACGAACTGAAGGCCGCGGGCTTCGGGAAGCTGAGCCTGGATGAAGCCGTGCAGCTCCGTGCGCTGGGCGTCGACTCCAGCTACTTGCGCGAGCTGGAAGGCGCGGGCGTGAAGCCCGCCACCGTGGATGAATTGGTGCGCCTGCGCACCGGCGGCGTGGACGCGGACTTCATCCGCCGCATGCAGAAGTCCCGGAAGTAACCCCTCCCTTCCTCTCCCAAGCGGCCCCACCGCGCGCTCCATCCCGAGCGCGCGGAAGGGCCGCGCCTTGCCGAAAAAAGGAGTCGCCGTCATGACGTCGCGCCTGTCTCCGTGGCTCACCCTGGTCGTGATGCTCCTCACCCTCCCCGTCCTCGCCGCCGAGGCCCAGCGCACCGGCACGTGGGGCGCGTACGTGAAGGAGCAGCAGCTGCAGCTGTCATTGCAGCCCAAGGACCGCCCTGATTCGCACCATGGCTTCTCCGCGCCGCTCGCCGACTTCCAGGGGCTGTCCACGGCGGAAGGAAGCAGCGCCCCCTTCAAGCTGGTGCGTGAAGCGGGCACGTTCGATTTCGAGGGCCGCTTCAAGGACGGTCAGGGCGTGGGCACCTGGCGCTTCACCCCGGACGCAAGCTTCACGAAGAAGCTCGGGGAGCTGGGCATTCCCAAGCCGGACGCGGACGAGCAATTCCTCCTGGCCAGCGTGAACGTCGGCCCGCAGCGCGTCCAGGCGCTCGCGGCGGTGGGCCAGAAAGTCATCACCGTGGATGAGCTGGTCCAGGTGGGCATCTTCAACGTCACCCCGGAATACGTCCGCGCCATGGCGGCCGAGGGCTACCCGAAGCTGACCATCGAGCAACTGGTGAGCTGCCGCATCCACAACGTCACGCCGGAGCGCATCCAGGGCCTCGCGGCGATGGGATTCAAGGGCCTGCCCCTCGACTCACTCCTGGCCATGAGCATCCACGGCGTGACACCGGACTTCGTCCGCGAGATGCGCGGCCTGGGCTTCAAGGACCTGAGCGCGGATGACCTGGTGGCCATGCGCATCCACGGCGTCACGCCCGCGTTCGTGAAGGAGATGCGCGACGCGGGCTACGAGAACGCCACCGCGGAAGACTTCGTCTCCATGCGCATCCACGGCATCGACTCCATCTTCGTCCGCTCCATGTCCAAGAAGCGCAAGTAGCCAGACACGGTGTCGTAGGTTTCCCCTACGTCATCCGGCCTACCCCGCTTGTCATGCGAACGCGGCCATGCCGCAATCCGCCGGTGCAAGGCATTGCCGCCTTGCACCGACCGGAGCGTTGCCCATGCGCAGCATGATTCGAGCGTTGTTCGTGATGAGCCTCACCCTGGGCGTCGTCACCGCCTGTGGCCCCGCCACGGGGGCTGACGAAGCCGGTCTCCCCAGCGGCGAGGGCCAGGTGGAGCAGGAGATCGGCACGGATCCCAACTGCCCCTCCTCGCAGATGCAGTCGATGATCACCTGGCAGGCCGCGTGCAAAACGTCCTGCTCGAACTCCGCCGGGTACGACGAGCCAAACACCACCTACGGTGGCTATGGGTTGCCCGGCACCAAGTACAAGCGCTGCTGTCCCCCGGGCGGCAGCTGTACGACCTGGAAGCTCATCGGCCCGGTCTGCCAAGTCTGCGAACTCAACTAGCCCACAGCCAGGGCCCCGCCCGGCCGGACGCACGGCCGGGCGGGGCCTTGACGTTTGGAGCGCCAGGCCTTAACACTGAACCAAATGGTTCAGTCTCAAGTCGCCCTCGACCGTACGTTCGCGGCGCTGTCAGACCCGACGCGCCGGGCCATCCTCCTGCGACTGGGGGGAGGGACCGGCACGTCCATCGGCAGCCTGTCCGAGCACTTCGAGATGACGCTCACGGGCTTCCAGAAGCACGTGCGCATCCTGGAGGAGGCGGGGCTCGTCACGACGGAGAAGGTCGGACGGGTCCGCCAATGCAAGCTCGGGCCGAAGCGACTGGAGGACGTGGCGAAGTGGATGGCCACCTACCGGACCATGTTGGAGCAGCGCCTGGACAACCTCGAGGACTTCCTCGAGCGCACGAAAGGAACGCCATGACGACCCAAGTCGCGAGTGCATCCCCCAACAAGGCCATCGTCACCCAGACCGCGGAGCGGGAGCTGCGCATCGAACGCATCTTCAACGCGCCCCGCGAGCGGGTGTGGAAGGCGATGACCGACCCCGCGCTCGTCTCCCAGTGGTGGGGCCGGGGCAACAAGGTGGTCGTCGAGCGCATGGACGTCCAGCGCGGCGGCCACTGGCGCTTCGTCGAACACACGCCTGAAGGCACCCACGGCTTCGAGGGCCGCTACCGCGAGGTGAAGCCCATGGAGCGCATCGAGCAGACCTTCGAATGGGACGGCATGCCAGGCCACGTGACGGTGGAGACGATGACGCTGGAGGACCTGGGCGACGGCCGCACCAAGCTCGTCAACATCTCCCTGTTCCACACCGTGGAGGACCTCCAGGGCATGGTCGGCTCCGGCATGGAGCAGGGCCTCAACGAGAGCTACGCGGCGCTGGACAAGCTGCTCGCGCGGCCCAACTGAGGCAGGGCCCCAAAGGCGGGAGGCTCCGGGCCTCCCGCTCCCCCTGGGTCCAGCAGGAGCTCCGGCGGATTCCGCACACGCAAAGGTCCGCTGCCGGATGCTCCGGCGGCGCGGAGTGGTACGCGCCGCACATCCCTCCCACCCTTCAATCCGTCGTACCGTCCACCCGCTTTTCGGTGTATCCCTGGCTCCCCCTCAACGGGCTTCCCCCCTGCCCGGCCCATCAGGAGCGAGCCATGCATCACAGCCGACTCAGCACGTTCGTCATCGACTGCAAGGTCGAGGACTTCGACGCCGCCACACGGTTCTGGAGCGCGGCGCTGGGGCGGGCGGTGAAGCCGGTGGATCCGGACTCGCCCACCTACCGCGAGCTGGAGGCGAAGGACACCGAGCCCATGCTGCTCCTCCAGCAGGTGGAGCACGAGAGCCGCATCCACCTGGACATCGAGTCGGATGACCTGGACGCGGAGCTGGAGCGGCTGGAGGCCCTGGGCGCGAAGCGCGTCGCCTACGTGCAGCGCTGGTGGGTGATGGAGGCCCCCACCGGCCAGCGCTTCTGCATCGTCCGTCCGCAGCGCGGTCCCCTGGCGGGCCGCGCCAACGTGTGGGACGGCGAGGGTCGCTGAAGCGCGCCCTACCCCGGGCCCAGCGCGGCCTGGAGCAGGTCCAAGAGCCCCGGCCACTCCTCCGCGGACAGCCACAGGCCCTCCGGCGCGTGCTCCGCGGTCATCCGCAGGGAGGAGGACTCGAAGAGGCGGGCCGCCAGCGCGCCCTCCTTCGGCAGCGCCCCCTCCACCCGGAGCACCTGTCCGTCCCAGGCCAGTCCCGGCGGCAACAGCTTGCGCGCCAGGGCCTGGAGCGCGGCCTTCCCGGCCCCCGTGCGCAGCGCGCCCATCAGCAGCGATGACGCGCCGGGGGACTCCTCCAGCTCCACCCGGCCGGGCGTGGCCAGCCACAGCGTGTAGCGCCCCCCGGCCAGCTCCACGCGCTGGGGGGTGGTCTCCACCCGCAGCTTCCAGCCCCGCACGTCCAGGCGCAGGTCGTACACGGACGGAGTGATGTCCCAGGAGCGCAGGGTGAGCCCCTTCACGCGGCCCAGCACGCCCCGCGACAGCGCCTCCACCCGCGCGTGCGACAGGCGCACCCGCCGGCCGCTCACGTCCACCGCCACCTGGTTGGACAGCCCCGCCGGCAGGGCCCTGGCCCACGCGACCACCCCGTCCAGCATCTCCGTCCACGGCTGCCCCGCCATCTCGCGTCACTCCCTGGGGGCCCGGCCGGGGCACCCGTCGGGTGCACAATGGGGGACGCGGGCCCCCCGTGCAAAGCATCCGCGCGGTGCTACGGTGCGCCCCGTGCCCCAGAGCGAGTCCCTGTCAGAGCGGGTGGAGCGGTTGGAGCTGCCCTTCAACGAATACGGTGTCGACCCCTACGGCATCTCCAAGAAGCACCTGAAGCTGGCGCTGGAGTTCTTCGCCTTCCTCTACCGGAACTACTTCCGGGTGCGTTGCACCGGCGTGCAGCACATCCCCAAGAAGGGCCGCGGCATGCTGGTGGGCAACCACTCCGGCGGCGTCGCGGTGGACGGGATGATGGTGCTCACCTCCACGATGCTGGAGATGGACCCGCCCCGGCTCGCGCAGGGCATGGTGGAGCGCTTCATCCACAAGTTCCCCGTGGCCTCGCTGTGGGCCAGCCGCACCGGCCAGTTCACCGGCCTGCCCGAGCACGCCGTGCGCCTCCTGGAGGACGACCGGCTCCTCATGATTTTCCCGGAGGGCGCCCGCGGCACCGCGAAGCTCTACCCGGACCGCTACTCGCTGGTGGACTTCGGCACCGGGTTCATCCGGTTGGCGCTCCAGACGCGCTCGCCCATCATCCCCTTCGCCTTCCTGGGCGGCGGCGCGGCCATCCCCACGGTCACCAACGCGTACGCGCTGGGCAAGCTCTTGGGCGTCCCGTACGTGCCGCTGACGCCGTACCTGCTGCCGCTGCCCCTGCCCATTGGCCTGGAAATCCATTACGGCGAGCCGCTCGTCTTCGAAGGCACGGGCGACGAAGAGGACCACGTCATCCAGGGCTATGTGGACCAGGTGAAGGCGAGCATCCAGCGGCTCATCGAAGACAACCGCGCCGAGCGCAACCTGCGCCGGGCCCGGAGGCTGTTGCCATGAGGGTGTTGATTGCGGGCATCTCCGGCGGCATCGCGCGGAGGCTGGCGCTCAAGCTGCGCGACAGCGGCCATGAAGTCGCGGGCATCGACATCCGCCCGTGGAGGGACGCGCCCAAGGGCATCGAGGTCCACCCGGTGGACATCCGCAAGCGCGCCGCCGAGGACCTCTTCCGGCGCTGGAAGCCGGAGGCCGTGATTCACATGGCCACGGTGACGGCGTTCACCGTGCAGGGCCACGAGCGCGGCCGCATCAACCTGGACGGCACCAAGGCGCTGTTCGACCACTGCGCGGCGCACGGCGTGAAGCAGGTGCTCTTCGTGGGGCGCCACACGTTCTACGGCGCGGCGCCGGACTCGCCGCTGTACCACTCCGAGGACGAGCCCCCGCGCGCGCTGGAGGCCATCCCGGAGCTGGCGGACCTGGTGGCCGCGGACCTGTACGCGGCGACGGCGCTGTGGCGCATGCCGGACGTCACCACCGCGGTGCTGCGGCTTGTCTACACGCTGGGCACGCCGGGCACGGGCACGCTCGCGAACCTGCTGCGCGGCAAGCGCGTGCCCATGGTGCTGGGCTACGACCCGCTCTTCCACGTGCTCCAGGAGGAGGACGTGGTGACGGCGCTGCAGTTGGCGCTGGAGAAGCAGGTGCGCGGCATCTTCAACGTGGCGGGGCCCGCGCCGGTGCCGCTATCGGTCATCATCAAGGGCACGGGCCGCACGCCGGTGCCGCTGCCGTCGCCGCTGTTCTCCGTGCTGATGGGGCGCGCGGGCTTCCCCCGGCTGTCCGTGGGGGCCACGGACCACCTGCGCTACCCCATCGTGGTGGACAACAAGCGCTTCCTGGAGGCCACGGGCTTTCAGGCCACCTACGACGAGGGCCGCATCCTGCGCGCCTACGCGGACGCGCTGCCGGTGGACCGGGCGGGCAATGGTGGCTGACAGCGTGGGTGCCTCGTCCGCCGCCACGCCGGGCCTGCTGCGCCGGGTGGAGGCGGTGGTGTTCTTCACCGTGTTCCTGGACCTGGTGGGCTTCGGCATCGTCATCCCGATGCTGCCCTTCTACGTGCAGTCCATGGGCGGCTCGGCGCGCACGGTGGGCATCCTGCTGGGGTGTTTCAGCTTCACGCAGCTGCTCGCCACGCCGCTGCTCGGTCGCTATTCG is from Corallococcus exiguus and encodes:
- a CDS encoding M56 family metallopeptidase, with the protein product MNGLILEAVGWALVHLVWQGALVAVALALALRWVGRRSANLRYALACGALGIMLALPVATAWRHASRAVESRPAVSTASVPRTVKPMAAPVSVALTQLPAPRHLKETATLPRLDGVFQQVGEHLPWLVLAWGLGVAASSLRLLKGWMGLRRQVDEAVHASWEWQQRLEVLARRLNLTRPVRLLVSSKLDVPSTLGWLKPVVLVPTATLTGLAVRELELVLAHELAHIRRHDFAVNMIQTLVETLLFYHPAVWWMSQVIRVERENCCDDLAVRQGPGALPYARALTALEALRLQGMDASGPALSALGGSLKDRVRRLVVAPTSRCSSRWAAGVSIVTLASSLALAVPLTALAVQPTKPPEVKALASPAVSVTPRPHVSAPAPVAAPVLAAPPAPPPAPAPVVAPAPNPAPSSKEKARAAKKDSDDADEKTRVGVDPLSVDQLVALKIAGVTPEVVDRITAMGYEPTVDTLVGFQHAGVTPDYAKSMTDRFGRSIPAEQLVAMKHLGVTPEWLGQMAALGFGKEDSDDLLSAKALGINAAWLNELKAAGFGKLSLDEAVQLRALGVDSSYLRELEGAGVKPATVDELVRLRTGGVDADFIRRMQKSRK
- a CDS encoding 4-hydroxy-3-methylbut-2-enyl diphosphate reductase gives rise to the protein MTSRLSPWLTLVVMLLTLPVLAAEAQRTGTWGAYVKEQQLQLSLQPKDRPDSHHGFSAPLADFQGLSTAEGSSAPFKLVREAGTFDFEGRFKDGQGVGTWRFTPDASFTKKLGELGIPKPDADEQFLLASVNVGPQRVQALAAVGQKVITVDELVQVGIFNVTPEYVRAMAAEGYPKLTIEQLVSCRIHNVTPERIQGLAAMGFKGLPLDSLLAMSIHGVTPDFVREMRGLGFKDLSADDLVAMRIHGVTPAFVKEMRDAGYENATAEDFVSMRIHGIDSIFVRSMSKKRK
- a CDS encoding ArsR/SmtB family transcription factor; its protein translation is MVQSQVALDRTFAALSDPTRRAILLRLGGGTGTSIGSLSEHFEMTLTGFQKHVRILEEAGLVTTEKVGRVRQCKLGPKRLEDVAKWMATYRTMLEQRLDNLEDFLERTKGTP
- a CDS encoding SRPBCC family protein, producing the protein MTTQVASASPNKAIVTQTAERELRIERIFNAPRERVWKAMTDPALVSQWWGRGNKVVVERMDVQRGGHWRFVEHTPEGTHGFEGRYREVKPMERIEQTFEWDGMPGHVTVETMTLEDLGDGRTKLVNISLFHTVEDLQGMVGSGMEQGLNESYAALDKLLARPN
- a CDS encoding VOC family protein, translated to MHHSRLSTFVIDCKVEDFDAATRFWSAALGRAVKPVDPDSPTYRELEAKDTEPMLLLQQVEHESRIHLDIESDDLDAELERLEALGAKRVAYVQRWWVMEAPTGQRFCIVRPQRGPLAGRANVWDGEGR
- a CDS encoding lysophospholipid acyltransferase family protein; this translates as MRPVPQSESLSERVERLELPFNEYGVDPYGISKKHLKLALEFFAFLYRNYFRVRCTGVQHIPKKGRGMLVGNHSGGVAVDGMMVLTSTMLEMDPPRLAQGMVERFIHKFPVASLWASRTGQFTGLPEHAVRLLEDDRLLMIFPEGARGTAKLYPDRYSLVDFGTGFIRLALQTRSPIIPFAFLGGGAAIPTVTNAYALGKLLGVPYVPLTPYLLPLPLPIGLEIHYGEPLVFEGTGDEEDHVIQGYVDQVKASIQRLIEDNRAERNLRRARRLLP
- a CDS encoding SDR family oxidoreductase, producing the protein MRVLIAGISGGIARRLALKLRDSGHEVAGIDIRPWRDAPKGIEVHPVDIRKRAAEDLFRRWKPEAVIHMATVTAFTVQGHERGRINLDGTKALFDHCAAHGVKQVLFVGRHTFYGAAPDSPLYHSEDEPPRALEAIPELADLVAADLYAATALWRMPDVTTAVLRLVYTLGTPGTGTLANLLRGKRVPMVLGYDPLFHVLQEEDVVTALQLALEKQVRGIFNVAGPAPVPLSVIIKGTGRTPVPLPSPLFSVLMGRAGFPRLSVGATDHLRYPIVVDNKRFLEATGFQATYDEGRILRAYADALPVDRAGNGG